The genomic window TCATGGGGCGCGTCTTTGTCGAGGAAAGTGGTTTGCCTTGGGCAAATTAGGCGGTGGCAGCGCCCCCGAGCGGCAGTCGACGGGATATCTGGGCCCAGAGCCCCACAATTCCCGGCGCTCAAGGCGCGGAACCACAGGCGGAATGGATTCCAACGCCGGCTTAAGTCGAGCGAGGTCACGCGGGTGCTACGGGACACCAAACAGACGGTCTGGTTTTTAGCATTTTTGATCTGCTGCCTTGGGGTCTTTTAGTACACATCTGGCTTGGGGCATGGGTACTTGCCTAGGATCGAAggggtacatatgtactgaAGGGAGGGCCTGGCGGTGGATGCATGTACCCGCGTTGTCCGTCCCTGATGCAACGCCGTGCATAAAATGGGACTCGACCAGACTTTTTGGCCGAAGCAATGCGCGCGCTGCGTCGGTTCCCCGGACCAGACGACAGTTGCCTGCCAAGCAGGCTGGGGTGTTTGTCGACGTTGCACGCCGGACCGTGCTCATTCGCTACCCGGGTGGTGTTTTTGCAGTTGGTGACGATGGCACCCGGCCTGCACCAATATTAAAATGACATGGACCCAGAGCCTTATCAGCCGCAAAAGCGCAGCTGCGCCTCTGACGGCGCGGAGTCGCGCGAGACAGGCCTGGGTCTGCGCTGCAATGACGAAGCACTGAGCACACATGCACACACACGCAAACGGTCATGGTCTGGTGGCAGAGTCCATGTCTAGTGTGGCCAGTGGCCAGTGGCCAGTGACCGAACCTAGCCGCCCCCCGAATTCTGTGCTGCCCCAACTTGCCCCGACTTTGCCCCAGAGCTCCCCCAGCTCCCCTGCCTAATCGATAAAGATCCAGGCGGTGTCTCCCCCAGCTGTGCCCCCATCTGCGCCCACATGTGCCGTGGAAAGCCGCTTGCATCTGCAATCCACGCCGTCTCACTCGTCAGAATCACCATGGCTCGTTGacttttttgtttttatcTCGCTGGCCGCGGCGCAGGACTTTGTGGAGAGAGGAGGAGATTTGGAGCAAAGGGAGGGGTTGGTTCGTATGGCTGGAGTGTAGCGTTTTTGTTTAAGAGAGTTTTGCGCGGCCCTGTTTCTGGGGCTGCGGTGCTTGTTCCTCTTGACTTTgaatttatttttattttcttcttctatttTTTGTCTCGAGTCCCCACTCACAACGCCTTGTTCCCatcaagatggagatgaagatTGCTCTGGGACATCTTGGCATGTACCTGGGACTGTTGGCTGGAGCTGGACTGCTCTATGTGAgtgctgcttctttttgcgTCTATTGGGATTGAAATTCAGACGGTGAagggtggtggcggcgactGGACGAGTTGTTGAGCAGCCAGCGCCAGTCGATACATGTCGGTTGCACAAAGATCAATCAAACGACACGGATGGCTAATGGGAGATTTGATTTGATAGGCCTTCGGTCTCGTCGTGTACAGAGTCTTCTTCCACCCCCTTGCCAAATATCCCGGTCCTTTCCTGGCCAAAATCACCGATGCATACCAGCTCTATCACGCTTACAAGGGCGACCGCCACCTTGAGTTCTGGCGCATGCACCAGAAATATGGTAAGAAGAATTTCTCGAATCCCGAGAGACTCCTTCTCCCCCAGACGTTGGATTGCTGACACAAAATCTTCCAGGCAAGGTGGTTCGATTCGGTCCCAACTCCGTCTCCTTCAACTCCAACCAGTCCCTCAAGGAAATCTACGGCTTCAAGTCCAACGTGCGCAAGGCCGAGTTCTACGATGCCTTTGTCCACCCAGCCGCCAACACGCACAACACCCGCGACAAGGACGTCCACGCCCGCAAGCGCCGCGTCCTGTCGCACGCCTTCTCCGAGAGTGCCATGAAGGAGATGCAGCGCTACATCCTCGGCAACGTCCGCACCTTTTGCGACCAGATTGGCCTCAAcgatggcggcgccgacgccaaggGCTGGACGAAGCCGCGCAACATGAGCGACTGGTGCAACTACCTGGCCATGGACATCCTGGGCGACCTCAGCTTTGGCAAGGCCTTCCACATGCTGGAGAGGCCCGACAACCGCTTTGCGCTGGAGCTGGTCGAGGCCGCCACCACGCGCCATCTCATTTGCGGCACCATGCCCATTGTCGACAAGCTCAAGATTGACAAGTTCTTGTTCCCCAAGCTTGCTGCCGGTCGCGCGAGATACATGGCCTACAGCAAGGGCCAGCTCACCGAGCGTACCAAGCTCGGCGAGGAGACGGATCGACGTGACTTCTTTTACTACTTGCTCAAGGCTCGCGATCCCGAGACCGGTCACGGCTTCACCACTCCTGAACTCTGGGGCGAGTCCAACTTGCTGTAAGTGTTTGGGAAGGAAAATGCGTCGGAGAAGCTACAATGAGAGAAGCTGCTGGGCGTCCGTCATGGggaattttcttttttgctgACTATGAGTGTTCAAAATAGCATCATTGCCGGCTCAGACACCACGTccaccgccatggccgcaacGATTTTCTACCTCGTGCGCAACCCGCACGCCCTGAAGCGCGTGACGCAAGAAATCCGCACCAAGTTCAGCGACGTCGAGGAGATTGTCCACGGCCCCCTCCTGGGATCGTGCACGTACCTCCGCGCCTgtgtcgacgaggccatgcGCCTCTCTCCATCCGTGGGCGGCATCCTACCCCGTGAAGTGCTccccggcggcatcaccatcgacgGCCAGACGCTGCCGCAGGGCACCGTCGTCGGAACTCCCCACTACACCATCCATCACAACGAGACCTACTACCCCGTTCCGTATGGCTACGCGCCCGAGCGCTGGCTGCGCGACGAGGTCAACCCACTCACCGGCAAGACCACGACGGAAGACGATGTTGCCCTCGCCCAGAGCGCCTTCTGCCCCTTCTCCATCGGACCCCGTGGCTGTATCGGCAAGGGTCTGGCCTACGTCGAAATGACCACCACTCTGGCCAGAACAATCTACTTGTACGACCTGCGACGAGCTATTGGCGTCGTTGATCCCGGCGAGGGCCGCGCCGACCTCGAGTGGGGGCGACACCGCGTGACAGAGTTCCAGCTGGTTGACACGTTTACCAGTGCCAAGAAGGGTCCTATGGTTGAGTTTAGGAAGGTTGAGAAGGCCTAAAGGCGGCGTTTGGTCTCTTTGTGGACATGGATGCAAAGATTTGGATGGGGGGTTTTTGGGTAGTATAATGGTTTAACGGCATTCACGGACGGGTAAATCTGTAGTTTCTGGTTTTTACTCTGTGACTAGTAGTTTCTGCGTAGTTTCTGCATTAGGGAGATGGTGATATGGGGTGGAAGATACTAGTTGTTATTTctgattaaaaaaaaaattgaaatCTCATCTGCGGTGCTTctgtgatttttttttttgtttttttgttttggcttCTCCATTTGGTGAATGGTGAACATACTGCTGTAGACGGGGTTAACGAGGTATATTCTGATGCTGTGGCCAGGTCGTCAGGTGAGCCTAAGCATCATTGATGGCTAATACGGGACCTTGTGAGTCTCATGTAGAAGTCGTACATGAttttttgttgttgcagTGCCAAAAAGATAGTATGGGTTACTCTGTACTGGGATAGATTGATGAAGGGACCAACTAAGTGCGTCCACTGTCAGCCCCACTGCCGAGCTTCACAGTTGGATTGACCCTCCTCTGTGCTCACGCACAAGGTACTTGGGTACCTGCCCGAGGATTTGACCAGCCCACCAACTGCATCAGGCTCGCAAGGCTGACGGAtttcttcaatgttctttgCGTCCCAAGCTGCAACGCGCGACTGACCTCCGCTCCAGACCCGATTACTCAACGGATCGGTTGCGCCTCCACGAGGTCGAGCATATTGATCTTGCCAAAGGACCTGCTCAAAGTCTCAGGTCCTCGGATTGACCCAGCTCTCGAGATGAAGTTATAGCCTGCGAAACTACCTACTCTCGAGCCCTTCGTTCGAGCGAACCGCCCACCATGGCGATATGCAAATTCTACCAGCAGGGCTATTGCAAGTTTGGCAGTATGTCCACCCCAATCATCTCCCAGATCTAGATGTGCAGACTTGATGATTGACCCTGTACGCAGGTACTTGCCGGTTTGAACATCCCGATGCTGGAAATAATCGAAACCAAAGCCAGAATCGCTTCGGCACTCTTGCTTCCGGCGCAGGAGGTGGCAGCCGCGGAGCATTACAAGATGCACTCGGTAAACAAATTCTTCATCCATCTCTGACCAGTAGCGGCGGCGCTGACTCTCTGCAATCGCAGACAAGTACAGCATCGTCACCGATACCATGGTCAAGGACCTGACGAGCGAGGCGCCGCAATGGATTCTGTCGGCTTACGCGCCGGGGAGGAATGCCCCGGAGCAGCTGTTTGGAGGATACCCTCGAGAACAGAGCTTCGAAGAGATGAGATTACACTTTATGATGGGCAAGGCGGCAGGGAATGAACAACAGGCTGTGAGTAGCCGCCCACTCGGACACTGAATTTTTCttcattttttcttttccaaaAGAGACCTGGATTGTTCTGACCCATTCGCAGCTCAATCAAGCACAGGAACTCTATCAGAATGCCCAACAGCAAATGCAAAATGCTGTACGAAATATCGACGAAGCTGCCCGATTCGTCGTGGAAGCCGAGAGCAAGCACCCCAACCGATTGGATGTCTGCCGAGAAGGATCTCAGGGGGCTCCCTTTGGCGAGTTCCAGGTTGGAAAGAGACCCAGCGGTATTGCTCAGCCGGCGCAAGCCAATCCTTTCAGCACCGACTCTACCACCACCGCATCACCGTttggccaagctgctgctcaacCAACGCCGAGTGCCTTTGGGCAGCCAGCAGCCCTGGGACAACGACCAAATCCTTTTGGCACACCGGCATTTGGCCAACCGGCTCAGCCAAGTTCGGCATTCGGCCAGCCTTCTCAGCCATCGTCGGCATTTGGACAGCAATCATCGCAGCCGGCGGCCCCCGCGTTTGGGCAACCGTCCCAGCCAACATCCGCCTTTGGACAGGCATCTACCCTTGGAGCCAAGCCGAGCCCGTTTGGAACGCCGTCATTTGGTCAGTCCGCTCAGCCTACGAATTCACAACCCGGCGGATTTGGCCAGCCCAGTCAACTGGGCGCGAAGCCGAACCCCTTTGCCTCTGGTGGCGCGGCAAACCAAGGTTCCAGTCCGTTTGGATCTCTGGGAACTGCCAACAATGCACAAGCCCCTGTGGCAGTCAACCCCTTTGCGAGTTCAAACGCCGATCAGATCAATGCTACACCAAATCCCTTTGCATCTAATAATTCGAACCAGAACAACACCGGCCAGCCAAGTCCGTTtggacaacaacaaccaacaCAGAATCAAAGTCCCTTCGGCCAAGCTTCAAGGCCGAATCCCTTTGCTTCCACCACTACAACGGCGAACCAACAAGTAAACAACCCCTTTGCTCAGAGTACCCAAAACCAAACCAACGGTGTCTTTGGAAAACCCTCTCCTGCCCCATTCGGCCAGGGTGCCTCACAGCAGCCGAGCTCCTTTGGATCGGCAAGCCAGCCCCAACAAGCCGTTGCTTCTGCAACTGGCGGCAATAATCCATACCCTCCAGAGAGCACGAAGCAGCACCCTTCCCTAGAGAGCTACGCGTCCAGGAATATGGATGGGACGCTGGCGGCATTCAAAGGCAAGCCTGTTACCTAcaaggacggcaagcccGGAATCAGAGCATTCGACGGAACTTGGACACGCATATGGTTCCCCGACGGCGCGCCAGGGTATTACAAGGATACTGAACTCTCCGTTGAAGCTTTCGACGAGCAGTCCCTGGCTCAATGGGCGGCGTTTGCGCAAACGGGCCAGTTTGCGGAAGGCATAATGCCCGagttgccgccgcctcgggAGTGCACACGGTGGGATTTTTGAAGAAATTGTATATATGTTCATGGTTGGCCATGGGAAAGGGGTTATATCGATAGCTCGGGATACATAGGTTTGATGCATATTGCGGCGTTGACGGATTTCATatacggccatggcagatgaTTGGGATGATTGGGGGGATTTTTGGACCTGCAGAGCTATCGCAACATACGGCATGTATATGTGGCCAGAAGATCCTGGGCTTGACAAAAGCATGTACACCAAATGCACAATTTGACATGATTGACCACTTTGCCCTTTTCCAACGACAGGCCAATTGCCCATTTCCTACATCTACGAGCACACATTGCACATAGGGGTCATGTAGCTGCACAAAACCCAGTGTATTGAAACTGTCTGCGCCTAGCACACTTGCCACCTCAAcacgccacgccacgccCAACCAGTCTTGCCATTTAAGCGGCAATAGtgacctcgacctcgacgccggcaTCGATGTTGACAATGATTTGCTTGACAACCTCGGTAGGGGCGTGAAGACTATCAAAAGAAACAAGAGTCAGCAAGAATAACACGCACACGGCCTAACGTGGCAGCCGGAAAGGAGCAGAGCATGAAGACGCACTCAATGAGACGCTTGTGGATGCGCATCTCGTACGAGTCCCAGGTCTTGGAGCCCTCGCCGCAGGGAGTCTTGCGGGTGGTGATCTTCAGCGTCTGCGTGGGCAGGCGGACGGGGCCCTTGACGCGCAGGTCCTTGCTCTTAGCACGGTCGAGGATCTCGGTGCACACCTTCTCGAGGACAGTGACCTTGCGGGAGGTGAGGGTGATGCGGATCTTGTGGGCCTTCTGTACGTTGcgaaaaaaataagtaaGTAAACGTCAGTAAATTATCTAGGGGCACGAAAAAGAAGATTCGTCTGGGGCGAGGGGAGcttttgtccttgtcgtcggctgTCGTGTATAATGGGGCTTTTGGGGGATGAAACGTACGGGGCCTTCGCCAATgtccttttcggccttgTTGTAAGACATGTTTGCTGGTGGATTGGAGGGATGTAGAGAAAACTTCACGACTCGACACGCGAGGGAATCGGCGACGTTATCGGCAAAGTGATGAAGTTTGCTTTGTGGGTTGGTGAGAGGTTCAAAGATCGCGAACTATTTGGTGGTGGGGTGTTGGATGTATTTTCCCAGGTCGTAGGGCTTTTTTTGTGCGCGCTAGTCCTGATTGGGGTGTTGGAGGGCAATCCTGCCTGCCTGTGGAAAGGGTACGTACCAGCTGCAAGGTATGTGCAGTGTGGGGCGGCCGGTTGGCGCTGCGGCTCTCTTTGCGTGACGTTGGAGCTTCAGCGAGGCGGCATGTGTGGAACTCAGGATGATTCATCCGGCAGGACGGACTGTGAAATATATATTTCAACATGCTTCCGTGGACGCCGTTGATTTTTCATACAATGGAATAAGCACCGGGGACTGCGTCAACGGACTACTCTCGTATCTCTTTTATTCTTGGCCGTATTCATCCCGGCATCACTCCGCACTGAGATTACACCCGACATGCGTCTCCCCCCGTTGGCAGCCTTCCCCAAGGCCTCGTGGCAGCAACAGCTTCCGCCTCAGGAATGGGACTCCCTTGTGCAGGCGTGGGTAGCGCTCTGCAGAGCCTATCTAGACCTctccgacgacgacttcAAAAGGCAGACTGAATCGCACGCCTCCCTTGTTACATTCTCATCGACGTTTGTGCATGAAGTTGTCGCGGCgcctttgatgccaaagtCGACATTGCTCCTCCGGCCCGTGTTCCACCTGATTTCGCGGCTTTTAAGACTCTTAGCTCCTCCAGTTCTATTGGAATATTCATTCCTCGCGGATTTTGCCAGGATATATCCCAAAAAACGCACCTCTCCGCTCATCGCAGGCCTCTTCAGCACTCACTCGAGTAGTACACTCATTGAAGCCTCTCTCACGACTCTCAAGAAACTGCTCATTCCAATCCTCGACTCCGGCATCAAAGGGGATCTGAAATTAGTGGAGGCTAAGCTTGTCTCGCTTAGCCCGTTGTTACACGTATCACCACACTCGTGTATACAGTTACTGGCTGGATCAGATTTCTTCGAAGGACTGGTGACGTGCTTTAAGGTTATGAATCCGCCGTTGAGAAAGGCCATTGTCACAACCACGTATCTATGCGTAGTTGGGCTGACAGAAGCGGAACCGCCAAAGTGGTCGATGCTGAGTGACCAGTTGTTTACGCTGAAGACTGTTGCCGAGGAGCACAGGATGGGACCACTGAATGCAAACGACTCGCTTGTGGCGGAACTGGTTACCGCGACGCCATTGTTGAAGGTCCTGCTGAGGAGGGCTGAGGAACGTGGTGCTGCTACGGAGAGCTTAAAGAAGCGGATTACTGCGTTGGAGCCCTTTAAAAAAGGAccgatggcaaggccaaagcGGCCTAGCAGGAGGAAGGTTGATAAAGGTAAGGGGAGGCAGACAAATGAAGATGTGCGGGCTGAAATGCATGTCCATCACATGAGTCAAATAACTCATGTTCAAGACTTGTTCCCCGACCTTGGAGCTGGGTTTGTGTCCAAGTGTCTGGATGAGTACAAGGATGATGTGGAACTGGTCGTGGCGAATCTACTTTCGCAATCACTGCCGCCTCACTTGGCTACAGCGGACAGGAGCGAACCATTGTACGTGGAGTCGGGACATCAATTTCAAGTATACTGGAACACACAAAGTCATTGTACTAACAATTCATACACAGATCGCCTCACCAAGACATTCCCCATCACTCAAACCTGGCGCCTCGATCTACACCACCGCAGGTTCCAACTAGACGGAACGTCtttgacgatgacgaattCGACCGCCTCAGCGCTGACGAGTCCAAAATTTCATTCGGCAAGAAGCCGCAGAAAAACGCTGATGAACTCCTAAAAGACAAATCCACAGCGCCAAACAAGGCTGCCATTCTGTCTGCTCTTGCATCATTTGActccgatgatgacgagcgCGATGACACATATGATGCAGCTGATGTAGGCGGCACTGTGGACACGATGAACCAAGAAGCGGATGGTGTAGATGATGGAAATGAAGAAATCCTTTTCCGAGCATATCATTCGGACGAGAAGGTGTTTGGCCGAGATGTTGGCACAAGAAGGGGCAACGCGCGAACGAAACTGAGGGAAGAAACCGGTATGACGGATGAAGCTATAGAGGGATGGGCAGTCATGCTGGCACGAAATCCTCAGCAAAAGAAGAGACTAGACGCCAAGTATGCTTTTGCAGGGCAACAGGTCCGACTCGAGCGCACGGCCTGGAGAGCCAGTCCAGCAGAGCCGGCAACTGAAGATAGTGACATTGAtggcggaggaggcagaGGTGGACGCGGACgcggaggagggcgaggacgagggaaCCGCGGCGGCAACGTTGCTGGACCGACTGGTGAGAAAGAAACTGAAGCGGCGAGGAGAAACAAAGAGGCACATAAGGGGTCTCGAGCGAATCATAACAGGAGGGATGCCCGAGCAAAGAAGATGGCTCGCGGTGGTTTTGCTGGCTGATGTGGCCCGGGCCTACTTGCCaattctcttcctctttggCTGACTCCCCGAGTCGTAACCCGAGGTCAATATGGGGGTCTGATCTAGGCAGATAGATCCTCGCTTCGGCACTTGCTCCAAGGCAGTAGCTTCAAGAACATCCCCAAAGTCCGGTTCTCCTGGAATACCACGGGTCTCATCTATTACAAGTGTCGTTGGATAATAATACCCGGCCGATTCACCATCTGGGAGGAACTCAAAAGGCGGCATCGGTGAAGCGCTGTTTACGAAAGATGAGCCAATTTCCTCGATGCCCGTGCCTCCACTGTGGCAATCTTGTGGTGTAGCCAACTCAGATACATGCTCATTCGGCGTCCAGTCAGGCTCCGCTTCACCCCTGTAGTTGATCATACTCTGTAACGATGCCCGCGAGCTTCTTCGGCTGTCTTGGTATGTTTTCAGGTCATAACACCGTCGACAAGAAGGGTAGGCGGCATAACGGTCCTCTTCGTCTCGGGCCTGAGGCAACTCAGGACGACGCTGCAATCCGCATTTCTCCTGGATGTCGTCAAAGATATCAGCAGCAGGAGTGAAGAATGTGATTCGAGGACCAGGACCCCAGTACTTGTTACGTCCCCATAGCTGGCCATAAAGACAATTGGTTTCTGCATCCACGATGGCAGCACCACTGTCACCCTCAACTCCAATACCTCCACGTATCCAAGAGTCCTCACTACTACATGAGGAGAACGGCTCTTCCACAAACCATTCACGAGTTGCTTTTCCGGTACCGTTCTCTTCAGCGCTTACATAGGCGGGCATTTCGCACACCGTCCCTCTTTGGTAGCCTGATGTTCGGCCGCTGGATACGACAGCAGCACCCGGGCTGATGCCGCTCGTCCCGCCGCATACCGATCTAATGAGGGGTTCCATAATGATCGGCTGAGTTTCTGAAGGGAAGCGACGAAGAATGTTGGCTCTGCCTCCCGACTTTCTGCTAGAAGTTACGAGAGCCCAGTCAGTGACTACGAGTGGTTGCTCCATCTCGTTGTCCCCCCAATAGGGATCATGTGAAATTCTTGTCGTCTTCAGATTCAGACCAGATGTAACGGTAAGAAGACCCAGCTTGAAGTCTGTCTCGTCCGAGAGGCAGTCATGTCCCTCAGCTAAACATGGACCTCGGTCCTGCGGGGAAGGGTGTTCGATCTTCACCATTGGCAAGTTCTGGTACGCAGCCAAAAAAGGGTGAAAGTTTACTAGCCAGTATGATCCCCCGTCAACGTCTAAGCAAGGACCCAATGTGGCTGTACTCTCCTCAATAAGTTCCTCTCCCGGAATGCCCACACTGTCACCCATACATGGACAACTGAAATGGTATGGGTTCCTGGCAGACAGAATGTCATCCGGGTGCGTCTGACTAAGGCCTCTAGCCCAGCGTGCAGCACGACTTATTTGGCCGACAGAGAAGACAAAACTCACTAAGCGTCTATACTTGTCAGGGAGTAGGTCGGCGACGTGTCGGGCGATGACGATTTTCCGGGTTCGCGATAACATTGCTGTTGTCATTATACAAATTCGGCGGTGTTGGGCCGTTCGACCCCTCGTACATGAAATGACATGACGAGGACCGGACCATTTAGGGACAAACTCGGCCAGGAATGGAAGGATGGAATGCTCGAAAACGAGTGGGAAGCTGGCTGTCTCGAGGGTACGGGTCGTTCGTGCCTGGACAAGGTCTGTTGGGACATGTCCGGCTCGAGGAGTACCTTCGTTTATTAGCTGGGAGTCTAAGTTGAGGGAAAGTCAAGCATCGGATGACAAATGCAGAGGGCACAGGGAAGTCATTTTGAACGTACCGGCATTCTTTCGAGCTTTCTTTTCGATGATGGTCCATAACCGGTCTTGGCatttcttcttggccctcGCCACCGTGACATTTTCCACAGCTGCCTTGGTTTCTGAGTCAACACTTATTGCCGACTTTGTTGGCGTCGACTCTGTGTTGTGATGAAATTTTGGACTTGTCTCTCTGTTGTCTGCGGCGGACGACGGTAGTTTCCATTCCTTGACAGCATCCTGCCCAGACCCTGGATGTTCTACGGCAATATGGGATGACAACTCACGCCTGCTCTGGAACGGTTGATCGGAACACTCTAACACGGGGCACATAAGTAAGTGCTCAACTTTAACGTGCCAAGCAAGATCTTTCCGGGTGGCGAAACTTGGCTGCGGGCATCCAGCCCAACTGCATGCGTGAGTGTGCACAGCTTGAACATGAGTCTGGAGATCCGCATCAGACGCGAACGAAAGATGACAGTGGGGTGCTATGCAAACCAGCTTTTTGTAGTTGGCAAGCTCAGATTCTGTATTATCCCTGGCATGTTCGTCTGCGTCTTCTTTGCCAATCTCTCTGCCCAGgtgacttggacttggcgagCGTGGACCGATCAACACTTCACCTTGTTCTGTTTGGACAGGAGAAAGAGTTGATCCTGTCGAGGATGGAGCATCGAGACTGACGGTGCTTCTCAAGTCTTTGGACGGAAGTGAATGACGATTTGGCCAGCGTGGATCGAACTTGTCGTGTCCATGCAGTCTGTCATACAGCTCCTGAGGATCGTGGAGGAATGGAGGTATACTTAGGAACGTTGGTGGAACGCCTTTGTCCGTGGACCATTGGATATCCTCGGGCGAGAGCTGTAGTCCATCGGGAGTCATGTAGAGCGAGTCTATGGCGGGGGGATAGCCGTGCCCAACGTTGTGACCGGTCGCATCTTCGAATGGCCCTTGTGGCGCCAGGGACGGCGCGGCTTGGAGACTCGGCGGCCGGGACCGACAAGCGGCTTTCCTTGCCCGTCGGACCTGTTGCCCTCGATCAAGCATGGCGAGTTGTATTTTGCCAATGGTTCAAGACGCTGCCAAGTGTAGTGAAGGTCATTGAGGAATAAAGGCTTCAAAAGACGCCGACCCGGAGATGGTTTGGTGTCTGAGGTGTCGAGTTCGACCTGGAAGTTGCAAGATCTTATGGAAGGAGCACCCGATCTTGTTGGGCCGAATAAATACTCCGCACATGGGGGCCAAAGGCAAGACAGGCAAGACAAGGCAGACGGGCCGGACCAGCTGTTGGTTGCCTCGCGAGGGGAAGGCGGCCTCCCGGGCGAACCACCTTCTTGACGTCGGCTGACGGGCATTTCTACATACGAGAGCCACGGTATGCCACTGGAGAGATGTGAAGGTACGTACGATGTGCCATCTATATTCTATTTACCAGATTGTGTTCAACCACCAACTTGTTGGCTCGACACACTTCACCGAACCAGTACTGCGGGTGTAATACCGTGAGCAAGATAGACATGAAAACCGTCGGAATACTGTCCAACGCGATGAAAATACCCTCTTTCGACGCCAGAGGGCCATTAAACCCGTCACTCAACTCGGCGACCCTCCAACAAGAACGGATAAAGAGGCAAGCAGCGGCCAACGAGGCACCTAACACGACAGTTAATCCCCGGCTGCCGTATCGCCCAGCCATGTCAACTCACCGAGCATATACCACCGCATTTTGTCATATCTGAGCCTCAATTGCAACTTCTTGTAAACGACAAAAAGAACAACACAGAAAATAGCCGTACATAAGACTTGCGTCGCCAACCCCGCAATCATCAGATCGATACCAACTGGACTATCCGCGAAAATGGCCGCAAGAGATCCGCCACACCCTATAAAGCAGAGACAAGCAAAGTCTCCAAGGATAAAGAGAGTGGCAAACAACCGGGGTCCTATGTGTTTTACTCGTGCTTGAGAGTAGTGTCGCTGAAGCATGCTGATCCCGAGATACAGGGAGGATGAGAGAAACGTCGGACCAAGTGTTAGGCCAATGATGTACCTGGACACATTGTAAGAGACTCCTTTCCCAACAAGTCAGACACTTCCTTTCCATTCTGAAAGACTTACATAATGTATCCATTTTTGTCTCTGCGGTTATTAGAAAGCAGCAACTTGGCAATGTACCCTAAAAACTCCAAGAGTACACCGCACAACATTCCAATAGAATAGCCATAGTACCTCCTGAATTTACATGCTAAGAATGTATGAAGAAATAACAAGATTCCAAATATAGCAGTGAATATGGCG from Metarhizium brunneum chromosome 2, complete sequence includes these protein-coding regions:
- the RPS20 gene encoding 40S ribosomal protein uS10 produces the protein MSYNKAEKDIGEGPKAHKIRITLTSRKVTVLEKVCTEILDRAKSKDLRVKGPVRLPTQTLKITTRKTPCGEGSKTWDSYEMRIHKRLIDLHAPTEVVKQIIVNIDAGVEVEVTIAA
- the Ascc2 gene encoding Activating signal cointegrator 1 complex subunit 2 — encoded protein: MRLPPLAAFPKASWQQQLPPQEWDSLVQAWVALCRAYLDLSDDDFKRQTESHASLVTFSSTFVHEVVAAPLMPKSTLLLRPVFHLISRLLRLLAPPVLLEYSFLADFARIYPKKRTSPLIAGLFSTHSSSTLIEASLTTLKKLLIPILDSGIKGDLKLVEAKLVSLSPLLHVSPHSCIQLLAGSDFFEGLVTCFKVMNPPLRKAIVTTTYLCVVGLTEAEPPKWSMLSDQLFTLKTVAEEHRMGPLNANDSLVAELVTATPLLKVLLRRAEERGAATESLKKRITALEPFKKGPMARPKRPSRRKVDKGKGRQTNEDVRAEMHVHHMSQITHVQDLFPDLGAGFVSKCLDEYKDDVELVVANLLSQSLPPHLATADRSEPLSPHQDIPHHSNLAPRSTPPQVPTRRNVFDDDEFDRLSADESKISFGKKPQKNADELLKDKSTAPNKAAILSALASFDSDDDERDDTYDAADVGGTVDTMNQEADGVDDGNEEILFRAYHSDEKVFGRDVGTRRGNARTKLREETGMTDEAIEGWAVMLARNPQQKKRLDAKYAFAGQQVRLERTAWRASPAEPATEDSDIDGGGGRGGRGRGGGRGRGNRGGNVAGPTGVSSES
- the AMO1 gene encoding Nucleoporin AMO1, whose product is MAICKFYQQGYCKFGSTCRFEHPDAGNNRNQSQNRFGTLASGAGGGSRGALQDALDKYSIVTDTMVKDLTSEAPQWILSAYAPGRNAPEQLFGGYPREQSFEEMRLHFMMGKAAGNEQQALNQAQELYQNAQQQMQNAVRNIDEAARFVVEAESKHPNRLDVCREGSQGAPFGEFQVGKRPSGIAQPAQANPFSTDSTTTASPFGQAAAQPTPSAFGQPAALGQRPNPFGTPAFGQPAQPSSAFGQPSQPSSAFGQQSSQPAAPAFGQPSQPTSAFGQASTLGAKPSPFGTPSFGQSAQPTNSQPGGFGQPSQLGAKPNPFASGGAANQGSSPFGSLGTANNAQAPVAVNPFASSNADQINATPNPFASNNSNQNNTGQPSPFGQQQPTQNQSPFGQASRPNPFASTTTTANQQVNNPFAQSTQNQTNGVFGKPSPAPFGQGASQQPSSFGSASQPQQAVASATGGNNPYPPESTKQHPSLESYASRNMDGTLAAFKGKPVTYKDGKPGIRAFDGTWTRIWFPDGAPGYYKDTELSVEAFDEQSLAQWAAFAQTGQFAEGIMPELPPPRECTRWDF
- the AKT7_1 gene encoding Cytochrome P450 monooxygenase AKT7, with product MEMKIALGHLGMYLGLLAGAGLLYAFGLVVYRVFFHPLAKYPGPFLAKITDAYQLYHAYKGDRHLEFWRMHQKYGKVVRFGPNSVSFNSNQSLKEIYGFKSNVRKAEFYDAFVHPAANTHNTRDKDVHARKRRVLSHAFSESAMKEMQRYILGNVRTFCDQIGLNDGGADAKGWTKPRNMSDWCNYLAMDILGDLSFGKAFHMLERPDNRFALELVEAATTRHLICGTMPIVDKLKIDKFLFPKLAAGRARYMAYSKGQLTERTKLGEETDRRDFFYYLLKARDPETGHGFTTPELWGESNLLIIAGSDTTSTAMAATIFYLVRNPHALKRVTQEIRTKFSDVEEIVHGPLLGSCTYLRACVDEAMRLSPSVGGILPREVLPGGITIDGQTLPQGTVVGTPHYTIHHNETYYPVPYGYAPERWLRDEVNPLTGKTTTEDDVALAQSAFCPFSIGPRGCIGKGLAYVEMTTTLARTIYLYDLRRAIGVVDPGEGRADLEWGRHRVTEFQLVDTFTSAKKGPMVEFRKVEKA